A genomic window from Lutra lutra chromosome 17, mLutLut1.2, whole genome shotgun sequence includes:
- the IRGQ gene encoding immunity-related GTPase family Q protein isoform X2, whose product MPPPRGDVTALFLGPPGCGKSALIAALCDGNVETIEIPEGRPDSGIPSLRAAGPGLFLGELSCPPAEPGPWAAEANVLVLVLPGPEGNGEPLAPALGEAARAALARGTPLLAVRNLRPGDSENEAQARDRTTALLNNTGLEAATLFLLPAECSSRDGCKELERLRVALRSQAEVLQRLLPPAQDGFEVLGAAELEAVREAFETGGLEAALSWVRAGLERLGSARLDLAVAGKTDVSLVLNMLLGLDPSDPEEEPVFTPPGPTPYPAPERPNVVLWNVPLGSAGTAAAPHPTHYDALILVTPGAPTEEDWAQVRPFVLPDAPLVCVRTDGEGEDPEYLEEEEKAEKAGSKSLENAGGEGLKNALSEGREKRGTGLQKGSGEESEKAGSGEGSEKDSESLTRVGGGGKKSASGDSERAAALSPEDETWEVLEEARPPVFSLRPGGLPGLCEWLRRALPPAQAGALLLALPPASPHGARLKAAALRAGAWRPALLASLAAAAAPVPGLGWACDVALLRGQLAEWRRALGLEPAALARRERALGLTPGELAERTRFPGPVTRAEVEARLGAWAGEGTAGGAALGALSFLWPAGGAAATGGLGYRAAHGVLLQALNEMQADAEAVLAPHGPAQ is encoded by the exons ATGCCGCCGCCACGGGGTGACGTGACCGCCTTGTTCCTCGGGCCTCCGGGCTGTGGCAAGTCCGCGCTGATCGCAGCCCTTTGCGACGGGAATGTGGAGACGATAGAGATTCCCGAGGGACGGCCGGACTCCGGGATCCCCAGCCTGCGAGCTGCGGGCCCTGGCCTCTTCCTGGGCGAGCTGAGCTGTCCGCCCGCGGAGCCAGGGCCCTGGGCGGCGGAGGCCAATGTGCTAGTATTGGTGCTGCCCGGCCCCGAGGGGAATGGGGAGCCCTTGGCCCCAGCGCTGGGAGAGGCAGCGCGGGCCGCCCTGGCCCGAGGGACCCCGCTGCTGGCTGTGCGGAACCTCCGTCCTGGAGATTCGGAAAATGAAGCCCAGGCCCGGGATCGGACAACGGCCCTGCTGAACAACACAGGGTTGGAGGCCGCAACTCTCTTCCTGCTGCCGGCCGAATGCAGCAGCAGAGATGGCTGCAAGGAATTGGAGCGCCTGCGGGTGGCGCTGCGGAGCCAGGCGGAGGTGCTGCAAAG GCTCCTTCCACCCGCCCAGGATGGCTTCGAGGTCCTGGGTGCGGCCGAGCTGGAGGCGGTGCGTGAGGCCTTTGAGACCGGTGGCCTGGAGGCGGCGCTGTCGTGGGTCCGCGCTGGCCTGGAGCGGCTGGGCAGCGCACGGCTGGACCTGGCTGTGGCGGGCAAGACTGATGTAAGCCTTGTGCTGAACATGCTGCTCGGGTTGGATCCCAGTGACCCAGAGGAAGAGCCTGTTTTCACGCCCCCGGGGCCCACGCCCTACCCAGCCCCAGAGCGTCCCAACGTGGTGCTCTGGAACGTGCCTCTGGGCTCCGCGGGCACTGCTGCCGCCCCCCATCCGACCCACTACGACGCCCTCATCCTCGTCACGCCTGGGGCCCCCACTGAGGAGGACTGGGCTCAGGTTCGGCCCTTCGTGCTGCCAGATGCGCCGCTGGTCTGCGTGCGAACAGATGGTGAGGGTGAGGATCCAGAGTacctggaggaagaggaaaaggcagagaaggcCGGCTCCAAGAGCTTAGAGAACGCAGGCGGAGAGGGGTTGAAGAATGCACTCAGCGAGGGAAGGGAGAAACGTGGCACCGGGTTGCAGAAAGGTAGCGGGGAAGAGTCGGAGAAAGCAGGCAGCGGGGAAGgttcagagaaagacagtgagagttTGACGCGTGTTGGCGGCGGCGGGAAGAAATCAGCCAGCGGGGACTCAGAGCGTGCGGCCGCACTGAGCCCGGAGGATGAGACGTGGGAGGTGCTGGAGGAGGCACGGCCGCCCGTGTTCTCCCTGCGACCTGGGGGCCTCCCTGGGCTCTGTGAGTGGCTGCGGCGCGCGCTCCCCCCGGCCCAGGCCGGGGCGCTGCTGCTGGCGCTGCCCCCCGCCTCTCCCCACGGAGCCCGGCTGAAGGCGGCGGCCCTGCGGGCCGGGGCGTGGCGCCCGGCTCTGCTGGCTAgcctggcggcggcggcggcaccaGTCCCAGGGCTCGGCTGGGCTTGCGACGTGGCGCTGCTGCGGGGTCAGCTGGCGGAGTGGCGGCGGGCTCTGGGGCTCGAACCCGCGGCACTGGCTCGACGCGAGCGCGCGCTAGGTCTGACTCCGGGGGAGCTGGCAGAGCGGACGCGCTTCCCGGGCCCGGTGACGCGCGCTGAGGTGGAGGCGCGGCTGGGCGCATGGGCGGGCGAGGGCACTGCAGGGGGCGCGGCGCTGGGCGCCCTGTCCTTCCTGTGGCCCGCGGGCGGTGCGGCGGCCACTGGCGGCCTGGGTTACCGCGCCGCGCACGGCGTCCTGCTGCAGGCCCTCAACGAGATGCAGGCCGATGCGGAGGCCGTGTTGGCGCCCCATGGGCCAGCGCAGTGA
- the PINLYP gene encoding phospholipase A2 inhibitor and Ly6/PLAUR domain-containing protein, with protein sequence MRTPMKPVTFLLAFTLLCTLLGLGCPLSCEVCRGSGPTCSGKMKVCAAGQDACVVIVGESCTKGRHSLNTYKACMKYSDCYSGFVSTTMGPKDYMVSNTRCCQSDGCNQGSVPPPQNNRTENGLQCPACVAPFQETCPGTQSARCVGQETHCVYFAGNVQAGLINPKFATRGCATESACYAKAGAQVPSASYLYFLRRADCLPAPQPSGRVE encoded by the exons ATGAGGACTCCCATGAAACCGGTGACCTTCCTGCTGGCCTTTACACTGCTCTGCACCCTCCTGGGTCTGG GGTGCCCACTGAGCTGTGAAGTGTGCAGGGGCTCCGGGCCCACTTGCAGCGGGAAAATGAAGGTCTGCGCAGCCGGCCAGGATGCATGCGTGGTCATTGTCGGGGAGTCGTGCACAA AGGGCCGCCACTCACTGAACACCTACAAGGCCTGCATGAAGTACAGCGACTGCTACTCGGGATTCGTGTCCACCACGATGGGCCCCAAGGACTACATGGTGTCCAACACCCGCTGCTGCCAGAGCGACGGCTGCAACCAGGGCTCGGTGCCCC CTCCCCAGAACAATCGGACGGAGAACGGCCTCCAGTGCCCAGCCTGCGTGGCGCCCTTTCAGGAGACATGTCCGGGGACCCAGTCAGCTCGCTGTGTTGGCCAGGAAACCCACTGTGTCTACTTCGCTGGCAACGTGCAGGCTG GTCTCATCAACCCCAAATTTGCAACTCGGGGCTGTGCTACCGAGAGTGCCTGCTACGCCAAAGCTGGGGCCCAGGTGCCTTCAGCCTCTTATCTCTACTTCCTCCGCCGAGCTGACTGCCTTCCAGCACCCCAGCCTTCTGGCAGGGTGGAGTGA
- the IRGQ gene encoding immunity-related GTPase family Q protein isoform X1: MSLGEEGAGGQISEILKQNNVSRKRTDKTRESLGIGMPPPRGDVTALFLGPPGCGKSALIAALCDGNVETIEIPEGRPDSGIPSLRAAGPGLFLGELSCPPAEPGPWAAEANVLVLVLPGPEGNGEPLAPALGEAARAALARGTPLLAVRNLRPGDSENEAQARDRTTALLNNTGLEAATLFLLPAECSSRDGCKELERLRVALRSQAEVLQRLLPPAQDGFEVLGAAELEAVREAFETGGLEAALSWVRAGLERLGSARLDLAVAGKTDVSLVLNMLLGLDPSDPEEEPVFTPPGPTPYPAPERPNVVLWNVPLGSAGTAAAPHPTHYDALILVTPGAPTEEDWAQVRPFVLPDAPLVCVRTDGEGEDPEYLEEEEKAEKAGSKSLENAGGEGLKNALSEGREKRGTGLQKGSGEESEKAGSGEGSEKDSESLTRVGGGGKKSASGDSERAAALSPEDETWEVLEEARPPVFSLRPGGLPGLCEWLRRALPPAQAGALLLALPPASPHGARLKAAALRAGAWRPALLASLAAAAAPVPGLGWACDVALLRGQLAEWRRALGLEPAALARRERALGLTPGELAERTRFPGPVTRAEVEARLGAWAGEGTAGGAALGALSFLWPAGGAAATGGLGYRAAHGVLLQALNEMQADAEAVLAPHGPAQ, encoded by the exons ATGTCCCTCggggaggaaggggctggaggcCAGATTTCTGAGATTTTGAAACAGAATAATGTATCCAGAAAGAGGACGGACAAGACGCGCGAATCCCTGGGAATAG GTATGCCGCCGCCACGGGGTGACGTGACCGCCTTGTTCCTCGGGCCTCCGGGCTGTGGCAAGTCCGCGCTGATCGCAGCCCTTTGCGACGGGAATGTGGAGACGATAGAGATTCCCGAGGGACGGCCGGACTCCGGGATCCCCAGCCTGCGAGCTGCGGGCCCTGGCCTCTTCCTGGGCGAGCTGAGCTGTCCGCCCGCGGAGCCAGGGCCCTGGGCGGCGGAGGCCAATGTGCTAGTATTGGTGCTGCCCGGCCCCGAGGGGAATGGGGAGCCCTTGGCCCCAGCGCTGGGAGAGGCAGCGCGGGCCGCCCTGGCCCGAGGGACCCCGCTGCTGGCTGTGCGGAACCTCCGTCCTGGAGATTCGGAAAATGAAGCCCAGGCCCGGGATCGGACAACGGCCCTGCTGAACAACACAGGGTTGGAGGCCGCAACTCTCTTCCTGCTGCCGGCCGAATGCAGCAGCAGAGATGGCTGCAAGGAATTGGAGCGCCTGCGGGTGGCGCTGCGGAGCCAGGCGGAGGTGCTGCAAAG GCTCCTTCCACCCGCCCAGGATGGCTTCGAGGTCCTGGGTGCGGCCGAGCTGGAGGCGGTGCGTGAGGCCTTTGAGACCGGTGGCCTGGAGGCGGCGCTGTCGTGGGTCCGCGCTGGCCTGGAGCGGCTGGGCAGCGCACGGCTGGACCTGGCTGTGGCGGGCAAGACTGATGTAAGCCTTGTGCTGAACATGCTGCTCGGGTTGGATCCCAGTGACCCAGAGGAAGAGCCTGTTTTCACGCCCCCGGGGCCCACGCCCTACCCAGCCCCAGAGCGTCCCAACGTGGTGCTCTGGAACGTGCCTCTGGGCTCCGCGGGCACTGCTGCCGCCCCCCATCCGACCCACTACGACGCCCTCATCCTCGTCACGCCTGGGGCCCCCACTGAGGAGGACTGGGCTCAGGTTCGGCCCTTCGTGCTGCCAGATGCGCCGCTGGTCTGCGTGCGAACAGATGGTGAGGGTGAGGATCCAGAGTacctggaggaagaggaaaaggcagagaaggcCGGCTCCAAGAGCTTAGAGAACGCAGGCGGAGAGGGGTTGAAGAATGCACTCAGCGAGGGAAGGGAGAAACGTGGCACCGGGTTGCAGAAAGGTAGCGGGGAAGAGTCGGAGAAAGCAGGCAGCGGGGAAGgttcagagaaagacagtgagagttTGACGCGTGTTGGCGGCGGCGGGAAGAAATCAGCCAGCGGGGACTCAGAGCGTGCGGCCGCACTGAGCCCGGAGGATGAGACGTGGGAGGTGCTGGAGGAGGCACGGCCGCCCGTGTTCTCCCTGCGACCTGGGGGCCTCCCTGGGCTCTGTGAGTGGCTGCGGCGCGCGCTCCCCCCGGCCCAGGCCGGGGCGCTGCTGCTGGCGCTGCCCCCCGCCTCTCCCCACGGAGCCCGGCTGAAGGCGGCGGCCCTGCGGGCCGGGGCGTGGCGCCCGGCTCTGCTGGCTAgcctggcggcggcggcggcaccaGTCCCAGGGCTCGGCTGGGCTTGCGACGTGGCGCTGCTGCGGGGTCAGCTGGCGGAGTGGCGGCGGGCTCTGGGGCTCGAACCCGCGGCACTGGCTCGACGCGAGCGCGCGCTAGGTCTGACTCCGGGGGAGCTGGCAGAGCGGACGCGCTTCCCGGGCCCGGTGACGCGCGCTGAGGTGGAGGCGCGGCTGGGCGCATGGGCGGGCGAGGGCACTGCAGGGGGCGCGGCGCTGGGCGCCCTGTCCTTCCTGTGGCCCGCGGGCGGTGCGGCGGCCACTGGCGGCCTGGGTTACCGCGCCGCGCACGGCGTCCTGCTGCAGGCCCTCAACGAGATGCAGGCCGATGCGGAGGCCGTGTTGGCGCCCCATGGGCCAGCGCAGTGA